The following nucleotide sequence is from Malania oleifera isolate guangnan ecotype guangnan chromosome 4, ASM2987363v1, whole genome shotgun sequence.
aataggtccctgacggtcatatttcctcccatatctatatatatgagatcatttgtgaaaatttagaggggattagctactttgattagaaagaattctctaaaaatccaaaaacctatactACCCATTTTttgagcctcattcactcatgattaccttctattagtgcctacatcatttgtaagtggattgagtgtttgtttccataggtttgctctccttgtcttgCTTGGTTGATAAGATTTAATTGAGAGCtaaaacctaagtattcttaggagacttcgttaataagtctctcctaagaagacttttatttgatcttttgaagttgtatgtttattgcaatatcttgagaagatcgtatagtattttggttgcaaaatcctttcataatcattttcaaatatctattgtgttttatactgaaaaatgtatttgaagagatatttgtttgtgtgatagtgatctttgttgcaacattcaCTTACTCATTTATTagttgttgaatacaaagattatatatcttttgcaaaccaagcatatactttatttgatacttacatgcttgagatatcctgctgattgaaatacttgagacttaacatctttgtgtgaacttattggctgaatatcttgtgatacaaagattgcttgtttgacactcttacgtacgcattacactgatagaaaatatctttgagagttgaactatctagaccacactgagcttacatattgaatcatattgtggtgtatattattgcgcgtatttgggtacatatttgctttacacgaaagaacaatcactgtaccatttgattgtaatacacatttgttgtatttctaggcacaggcctaaagagggagactagcccagGAATAgcctcggattggcttagacccggttagggaAACTAGGTACGCCATCCTGtcaaggtgtgtaggttgaggtcagccgctaattgacttggttaaggttgaggtcagccctgtgttaatttgacctggttgtaatcggtgctgctccccccttaagtgagctattagtggaatcctcgcggttgcgaactagaggcggggacgttggcacagttggccgaaccccgataacatatcgtgtgtttgtgtatattgtcgtactttatatttaccgcacgtgtatgttattatgtgaatgatgcgtttgatttaatttccatatcatttttatctacgcatttgaaaATTGCACAAACAAACCCTAGGTCATGTATATATCGCCATTGGATAGATTTatctaggagaaaaagtttaaaattccatttcatcccccctcttgagaatacaccaattctaataatcTTCTTAAAGAaagtattcattataataaaatcataaaacataGCGAAGTCTACGAGAATCTCCTTAGATTTATTTTTATCtctatatccatatcctctatgtatactttcataacctttattattccttccaacgtgtccattcagaccTCCTCCTacgaatattttctcaatccttgGTTGCCTTGTATAACACTATCTATATCTTCccaaattgtctcttaagattttctatttTACTTACTTGAAGAGAATAAACAAtgatgatatttattatctctaaTTGGCCTAATACTAACTTGATTTTTATAACTATATCCCCTACTCtgtttacatcaacaacgctaccttttaagtttttatctacaataattcctactccattcttatgtttttcttttccactgtaccaaaatttaaatcatgatttatcaatttctctaactttctcccccacccacttagtttcttgaagaaaaattatattagtttttcttctaatcattgtgtcatGAATTTTCTTGCATTTgctcgtaagtgtccctatatttcaagttgctaatctaatcctagtttcttgaactaacttctttacttGCCCATATACAAAAATGATGTAcaaaccctcgcatatttgacaccttGCCCAGGTGCCGACACAACACATCACTTCGGGGTAATGAACTAGcccaccctcacccactttttgctacacccgggtggtacaagtgcaacgcgtcgctcatAAGGGATGCCCCAACAAATATTCCATAAAAATTCGTATCGgtgatctaacaaattttacgctgaCTGTCAACTACCTAATGCAACCGTCTCCTTTACCTGTGCTTGGGATCAACTGTGCGTGAATAAATTAggacatgaaaattgaaaaaaatagtaAACGTATTTTGttattggctttattattatttttcaaaattcatttatatttatattttgattatatttaaattaatatgatcATTTAGATTTGAGCCACTTCACACTTCCTGGAATTGTTAGTAATTAGATTTTTGGCCCTAAGTTCTTAGTTTCTTAACAAACAATTTAACAATGGAtcaataacataaaaaaaaatagaaaaagtaaaaatagaaaatttcagtattaacattctttttcaacatttttatactATCGATAACAGCACCCATAATTTTGTACAAAATTCTCATTTGTTGTGGAAAGAAACTTAATTATGTAGCCTTCAAAAAATTGCAGGGCATGAAATACAGttagaaatcataattttttagtgatgaaatatatatatatatatatatatatatatatatatatatatatataatatgcccataataatctagccaatgagggcaggtcaacgcctatcTCGCACTTTCTTCGGGTCTGACATTtggacgagtgattagctccgacccaATAAAGAGGATGAGAGATCCACGCCAATGCCCTTAATAACCGAGTAACAGACGCACGCACTTATTACtggagagcgattcacgccctcGTGCAATAAGTGCAAGCCAACTgacggtcaactcaagcccctataagaagggatttggagaaaAGGCAAAGGTAAGTGACAAAAACACCATTCTACTGTTGCGTTTAGCCTCCCTAAAAgcgttcctcttacttaggcatcggagagatcccccggagtacaccccgggtcctccaagcctttcttctcttcctctttcaGGTCCACGGGAGCCGAAGGAGCATCCCTACTATTTTTATCCCACAACAATTGGCGCCATCTGTGGGAACCTGCTTTTAGGAGGCGATATTATCTTACTTTTGACTTTCAACATTCCAGCAATGCCGACCTCACACAATTCTACCTCCTTCCCTGCTACAGAAAAACCATCCCAATCCATCCAATCCACGCCCACAGAGTCATCATgtgtcagtagggaggagttccttgctttccagaaggaaatgaaggacatgctcaaccaactcttacaacaaaagatTCAAAAAGGGCACGTCCTCCCCCAACCGCAAGAGAATCCCAGCGCCAACAAGCAAGCTAACAAACCAGTGGAAAAAGATGAGAAAACTCATCTCaataagaaggtagaagatgcaaatagtgtggacgtcaaccaacaaagatccacggagcttgaggaaaaaataaagaagatagagCATataaagaagatgatgaaagagggcagaaccagGCCCTACTATGGGGAAGCATCCCTAAGGTCCTCAGAGCCTCCattcaacaaagaaatcatggaGGCCCCATTGCccagtagattcaagatgcccacctttgaaagatacgaaggtttgtctgaccccattgatcacctggataatttcaaaatattgatGCAGTTGCAAAGGGCTCCTGACGCCATCATGTGTCGAGATTTTGCAaccacccttaagggtactgCCAGAGACTGGTATCGAACTCTTCGACCAGGATCCATTGGTTACTTCCAAGTGATGGAGCAAATGTtcaccggccacttccttagtaaccggagagttgctaaaacaacaggccatctcatgagtatggTGCAAGGGGAGCGGGAAACTCTAAAGAACTTCATGCATCGGTTCAACACAGCGaccctagaaatccgcaacttAGACATGGGGGTAGCTTTGGCAGCCTTGACAACGACTGTTCAACCCGGAAGCTTCTTATACTCCCTAGGGAAAAAACCGTCAGTGGACATGGGGGAGTTAATGATCCAAGTAGAGAAATACAtaaacctggaggagatgatggatacgagAGGAAATCGCATAGAGCGGAAAAGGAGAAACAAAAGCAGAGAATTTGGAGACTCCTATAGATCTGTAAAAAGGCATGAGACTAGTGCGCTGCAGACGGGTCCAAAGATGAGAGGACAGTgcaacaagttctccacctacacacccctaAATGTGCCGCGCTCAGAGCTACTGATGTAGATAAAAAAGAAGGACTACATCTcgtggcctgaacctatgcgaacgcctctacataagcggaacatgtccaagttctgcgcattccatagggatcacggccacgacacagaagaatgcatttAGTTGAggaaagaaatcgaagtcctaataagaaggggacatctgtcaaagtttataaagaaagaaaatccacaaagggaaccaatcgagcagaggaggcatggcgcaaaagagaaggaagagcaggtcataggggaaattgcggtgatcttcggaggatccgctAGTGGAGGAGATAGCGGGAGTGCACGCAAAAGATATGTTAAACAAGTGCTGACGATGGAGAAGGCGGAAACCAGTAGCAAGAGAAACAGGAAAAGATGACGTTATAACCTTTGACGGCGGAGACGAAGAAGGGGTGCAGCATCCATATGATGACGCATTAGTGCTCTCCTTACTAGTGGCCAATTATATGGTCAGACACATACTGATAAACAACGGGAGCTCGAccaacatcatgttctggtcggtccTGGTTGGAATGAAGATCGACAAGGAACGACTCAAGCCGGTCTCGACCCCCTCGGTAGGATTCGGGGGAGACACTATTCACCCCTTGGGTACAATCACGTTACCGGTGACAATAGGGACAACCCCGTAGTAGGTAATGACGTTGATAGAATTCCtggtggtcgaccgaccttcggtatacaatgtcatcttgggtcgccCTTTCCTTAACGCAGTTCGAGCGTTAACGTCAACGTACCACCTCAAAGTCAAATTCCCTACACCACAAGGGATAGGATTTTCCAATGGAGATCAGGCCGTTGCTcggagttgctatgtaatggcccTGAAAGGGAGGATGGAGGCTAGAGAAGCTCTAACGGTGGAAGATCTAGAAGTAAGAGGAGAGTATCCCTAGATCAGTACAGTAGATGAAGATGTCAAGCACATACCACTGAACGGCCACCAGGAGAGAAGTATACAGACCGGGAATCACTTGCCCGACACCTTGAAAGCGGAGCTAAGCGAACTCTTGGATGAATTTGCTGATTTATTTGCATGGTCGGCCGCGGACATGCCTGGCATCGACCCTGCGGTGATGGAGCACAGGTTGCAGGTCGACCCCAACCATCGACCCGTGAAGCagaaaaaaaggagcttcgcAATGGAGCGAATTAGAATAATCGATGAGGAAGTGATGAAGCTGGTACAAGCCAACTTCGTCAGGGAGGTAGACTACCCGGAGTGGTTGAGCAATGTGGTTCTAGTAAGAAAGCCAAATGAAAAATGGCGCACTTGCATAGACTTTACTAACTTAAATAAGGCATGCCCAAAAGACCGCTTCCCTCTTCCCCGAATCAACCAACTAGTGGATTCAACCTCTGGGcacgagctcctcagcttcatggatgcTTACTCAGGATACAACCAAAACCCCATGAGTCAAGCAGACGAAGAAAAAACATCTTTCATCACCGAAAGGGATTTGTATTGTTACCGGATGATGCCCTTCGGGCTAAAAAATGCAGGAGCCACATATCAGAGATTGGTGAATAGGATCTTTAAAGATCAGCTCGGAAAAACAATGGAGGCGTACGTGGACGACATGTTGGTAAAAATCTTGGTAGTAGGACAACATTGCAAAGACTTGAGAGAAACATTCGAACTCCTTCGCCGGTCCCACATGAAACTGAACCCATAGAAGTGTGTGTTCGGTGTTTCTGAAGAAAAATTCCTAGGCTTTATGGTGACTCgtagaggtatagaagcaaaccCAGATAAAATGAAAGCGCTGCTGGAGATGGAGGCCCCACAGACCaaaaaggagatccaagtttTGATAGGGAGGATAGCTTCCCTCAGCAGATTTGTCTCctgctcaggggacaaaggcttaccaTTCTTCAAAGCACTAcagaagaagggaggattcgaatggggggaggaGCAGGCCAAAGCCTTTGAATTGCTCAAGCAGTACCTCAGATCCCCTCCTCTCTTaacaaaagcaaagaatggggaagaccttTACCTTTATATAGCATCCACAGAAAGTGCCGTCAGTTCTGTCCTGGTTTGGGAAGAAGGCAAGAAGCATCAACCCATCTATTGCACTAGCAAGGTGCTCAGTGGAGCTGAAAAGAACTACTGCAAAGCCGAAAAAGCCGCGTTCTCCATCGTTTGTGTAGCGCGAAAATTGAGGCCCTACTTTCAGGCTCACAAGGTAATTGTGTTAACAAACCTACCgatgagacaaattctacagcgACCAGAGAGTTCGGGAAGGACGACAAAATGGTCAATTGAGTTAAGTGAGTTCGACATACAATATCAACCAAGGCCCGTGGTCAAGGCCCAGGTGCTCGCTGATTTTACAGCAGAAAGGTTCTCCGACTCATCCACTAAGCTAGATGTTTGGACACTACATGTTGATGGGTCATCTAAGGCTGCTGGAGAGGGAGCTGAATTCATCCTTTCGGCCCCTGATGGCACTGAAACTCTTTTTGCACTGAAGCTTGAGTTCACAGCAACCAACAACAGTGCTGAGTATGAAGCTTTGCTAGCAGGCCTGCACTTGGCAGAAGtattaggggtggcacagatcaaggtattgagtgattctcagctggtggtagagcagctgaaaggagaatttgaagcTAGGGAtctaagaatgaagaaatatctcgtTAAGGCCCAAGAATACGAGAAAGCATTTGTTCGGTTCGATATAGAACACGTACCAAGGGCAGAAAATAGAAAGGCCAATGCACTCGCGAAATTGGCCTCAGCGACCAGGGCGGTATGGAAAGAGGCTATTTATCTGGAGCGAATAGGGAAACCATCATACAAGGAAGACAAAGTAAACTCAGTAGTGTCCGAAATCAACAAGAATGATTGAAGGGCGCCTTTGTTCCTATTTCTCCAGGACGGATCCTTTCCAGAAGACAACAAGGAAGCTCGGAAAGTGAGAAGGAAAGCAGCAAGGTATACGCTGATAGGCCGGGAGCTGTACAGACGATCTCTAACACTGCCCTACCTTCGTTGTATAAACGATAAGGAAGGGACATACGTACTAAgagaaatccacgaaggagtgtgtggaaaccaccttgccagtagggcCCTAGCCCACAAAGCCATGTGGCAGGGGTTTTACTGGCCTACAATGAAGAAAGACGTGGTCGAGCTCGTTAAGAAATGCGACAGATGTCAACGATGTGCAGCTGTACCACACGTACCCTCTAATTTACTCTCCCCTTTAACCAGTCCCTGCCCCTTCGCACAGTGGGGAATAGACATCCTTGGACCTCTACCACAAGTGACAGGTCAAAGAAAGTTTTTattggtagcaatagattatttcactaagtgggtagaggctgaacctctagccaccataacagagcggaaCATTACACGCTTCGTGTGGACATCAGTGGTTTGCCATTACGGCATCCCCTAGGTGATAGTTACAGACCACGGGAAGCAGTTCGACAACGACCGCTTCAAAAAGTTCTAttcggacctatctattaagctcCTCTTCGCGTTAGTGGTGCACCCCCAGAGTAACGgacaggtagagaacatgaatcggaTGATACTGCATGGACTGAGGATGCGACTCGAATCCATGCAAGGTAGATGGGCAGAGGAACTCCCTTCCCTTATATGGGCGTACTACACCACCAAAAGAGCAGCAACAGGTGAAATCCCTTTCATGCTTGTTTTTGGCGCAGAGGCAGTCATCCCAGCAGAGGTAGGGATACCCTCTTGGCGAAGACAGTACTTCAACGAGCAGACCAACAATGAGGAACTCAGATTAGAAATAGACCTgctggaagagagacaggatcaggagagtttaaaagttgcagcgtaccagcagagggtagcaaagtactacaacaatCGCGTCAAAGTACGGAATTTCCAGGAAGGAGACTTAGTCCTAAGGAAGACGCGAAACAACCAGTCTGAGTCagggtcgcacaagttaaagccCAACTGGGAGGGCCCATACAGGGTCACAACAGAGATAAAACCagggacatacaagttggaagatgtaggggggaaagaaattaagaacacatggaactcggaaatgttaaaaaaatactattcttaAAAACTGCTTCTTGCAGTGCTGTAATAAAAGTATCCATTACAATAGTTGCACTACatcaataaattttgaaaaattcaaaatacaagtTCGGTTCCTACAAACTAGTTGGTTTTACTCCCCTCTCCaacttcctcctcctccccttcttcatcctcCTCTATATCTTCCACAGACTTAGGACTCTCGTGGCCATAACCATGAGAGCTTACACCGTCAAGAGGAAGCTCAGGATGTTTGGTCCTTACTTGATCCCGGCATCTCTTGAATCCCACTCGATAAGCTTTGAAGGTA
It contains:
- the LOC131153872 gene encoding uncharacterized protein LOC131153872, which produces MVTRRGIEANPDKMKALLEMEAPQTKKEIQVLIGRIASLSRFVSCSGDKGLPFFKALQKKGGFEWGEEQAKAFELLKQYLRSPPLLTKAKNGEDLYLYIASTESAVSSVLVWEEGKKHQPIYCTSKVLSGAEKNYCKAEKAAFSIVCVARKLRPYFQAHKVIVLTNLPMRQILQRPESSGRTTKWSIELSEFDIQYQPRPVVKAQVLADFTAERFSDSSTKLDVWTLHVDGSSKAAGEGAEFILSAPDGTETLFALKLEFTATNNSAEYEALLAGLHLAEVLGVAQIKDGSFPEDNKEARKVRRKAARYTLIGRELYRRSLTLPYLRCINDKEGTYVLREIHEGVCGNHLASRALAHKAMWQGFYWPTMKKDVVELVKKCDRCQRCAAVIVTDHGKQFDNDRFKKFYSDLSIKLLFALVVHPQSNGQVENMNRMILHGLRMRLESMQGRWAEELPSLIWAYYTTKRAATGEIPFMLVFGAEAVIPAEEAVAASLAGSSSL